In a genomic window of Cytobacillus sp. FSL H8-0458:
- the cdaA gene encoding diadenylate cyclase CdaA, translating to MSFADLSIMKLLANTIDILLVWYVIYKLIMIVKGTKAVQLLKGIFVIILVKVASDMFHLQTLGWMMEQVLLWGFLAIIIIFQPELRRALEQLGRGRFFSRTANQEEENQEKLVESIAKAVDYMAKRRIGALISVERETGLNDYIETGIGLDSKISSELLINIFIPNTPLHDGAVIIQKNCVAAAACYLPLSESPFISKELGTRHRAALGISEVTDSITIIVSEETGNVSLTKNGELHRDLKAEAFKDMLSNELLVQQKIKQTSSGRWNWRGKRNG from the coding sequence ATGTCGTTTGCGGATCTCTCTATAATGAAATTGTTGGCTAATACAATAGACATTCTCCTTGTCTGGTACGTCATCTATAAACTCATAATGATTGTTAAAGGAACAAAGGCTGTCCAATTACTGAAAGGGATTTTTGTCATTATCCTGGTTAAAGTAGCAAGTGACATGTTTCACCTGCAAACTTTAGGGTGGATGATGGAACAAGTGCTTCTTTGGGGATTTCTGGCCATCATAATCATTTTCCAGCCGGAGCTGCGAAGAGCATTGGAACAATTGGGGAGAGGAAGATTCTTCTCAAGGACGGCTAATCAGGAGGAGGAAAATCAGGAGAAACTGGTCGAGTCTATTGCGAAGGCTGTAGATTATATGGCTAAACGGCGCATTGGCGCGCTAATTTCAGTTGAGCGGGAAACAGGGTTGAACGATTATATTGAAACCGGGATTGGGCTGGATTCCAAAATTTCATCTGAGCTCCTGATTAATATATTTATACCGAATACACCGCTGCATGATGGAGCTGTTATCATTCAAAAGAATTGTGTGGCGGCAGCAGCCTGTTATCTGCCTCTGTCAGAAAGTCCTTTCATCTCAAAAGAACTGGGCACCAGACATAGGGCTGCTTTAGGCATTAGTGAAGTAACCGACAGTATTACCATTATTGTTTCAGAGGAAACGGGAAATGTTTCTTTAACCAAAAACGGTGAACTGCATCGTGATTTAAAAGCAGAGGCTTTTAAAGATATGCTTTCCAATGAATTGCTTGTGCAGCAAAAAATAAAGCAGACTTCTTCAGGTCGTTGGAACTGGAGGGGAAAAAGGAATGGATAA